Proteins co-encoded in one Calorimonas adulescens genomic window:
- a CDS encoding ATP-dependent RecD-like DNA helicase has product MEELKGIVEDIRYKSEESGFTVFDIDAGEVLVTCTGALSYISVGDNVRLRGRWRIHPVYGEQFDIEWCEIERPSTLDAIEKYLASGMIKGIGEVTAHRIVELFGEETLNILDNDPERLLEIEGIGETKLRMIIDSYESQKGMREIMIFLQGLGVTPGQAMRIFKTYGAETVNMVKSNPYDMTYRVYGIGFMTADRIAQNMGFTAESAERIEAGTYYCLQKAANNGDTYLPEEVLLEAAMKLLNTGEGRIKEAITSLAVNNNIAIDTIDGERVIYLKPFYTAENNVVKRLFELSSVEFKELNTLIDKDLDEIQRDMGITFAEEQKRAIRAALEKGILIITGGPGTGKTTTLKGIISMFRKNKIRTYLAAPTGRAAKRMSETTGMEAKTIHRLLEYNGIEFKKNEEEKLGCDAIIIDEASMIDIILMNNLLKAISPGTRLIIVGDVDQLPSVGAGNVLRDIIDSGMFNVVRLNQIFRQASMSNIIVNAHRINQGLYPLLDNSSNDFFFIREKNQSNILNIIKDLVINRLPEAYNLNPLDIQVLLPMKKGILGTYNLNAVLQELLNPYSPDKEEIKLKDRIFREGDKVMQIRNDYNKRWESCDESGMGVYNGDIGFIEKIDRDDSTLVVDFDGKKTVYEISDLEELTLAYAITVHKSQGSEFDTVVMAISYGVPMIMTRNLLYTAITRAKKRVVLVGDEQRMGMMIKNNRIEERYSGLKWRLKILQDYLI; this is encoded by the coding sequence ATGGAAGAATTGAAAGGCATTGTGGAGGATATAAGGTATAAGAGCGAAGAAAGCGGTTTTACTGTATTTGACATAGATGCCGGTGAGGTACTGGTGACATGTACTGGCGCCCTATCTTATATTTCTGTAGGAGATAATGTCAGGCTCAGGGGGAGGTGGAGGATACACCCGGTATACGGGGAACAATTTGATATTGAATGGTGTGAGATAGAAAGACCATCCACATTGGATGCCATTGAAAAATACCTTGCATCAGGCATGATAAAGGGCATTGGGGAGGTTACGGCACACAGGATTGTCGAGCTTTTTGGCGAGGAGACTTTGAATATACTGGACAACGACCCCGAAAGGCTTTTGGAGATAGAGGGTATAGGTGAGACAAAACTGCGTATGATTATAGACTCGTATGAATCTCAAAAGGGTATGAGGGAGATAATGATTTTTCTCCAGGGACTTGGGGTTACACCCGGCCAGGCCATGAGGATATTTAAAACATATGGTGCGGAGACTGTAAATATGGTAAAGAGCAACCCCTATGATATGACATACAGGGTATATGGCATAGGTTTTATGACAGCCGACAGGATAGCACAGAACATGGGGTTTACTGCTGAATCTGCAGAAAGGATTGAGGCTGGAACATACTACTGCCTTCAAAAGGCAGCAAATAATGGAGATACATACCTGCCTGAAGAGGTACTCCTCGAAGCAGCCATGAAACTTCTAAACACAGGAGAGGGTAGGATAAAAGAAGCAATCACTTCGCTGGCAGTCAACAATAACATTGCGATCGATACAATAGATGGTGAGAGGGTTATATACTTAAAACCTTTTTATACAGCGGAGAACAATGTGGTAAAGAGGCTCTTTGAGCTGTCGTCAGTTGAGTTTAAAGAACTAAATACCCTGATTGATAAAGACCTTGATGAAATTCAAAGGGATATGGGGATAACATTTGCCGAGGAACAAAAAAGGGCCATTAGAGCGGCACTGGAGAAGGGGATATTGATAATAACCGGTGGACCCGGCACAGGCAAGACGACTACATTAAAAGGAATAATATCCATGTTCAGGAAGAATAAAATAAGAACATATCTTGCAGCGCCAACCGGCAGGGCAGCAAAAAGGATGAGTGAAACTACAGGTATGGAAGCAAAGACCATTCACAGGCTGTTAGAATACAATGGGATTGAATTTAAAAAGAATGAAGAGGAAAAACTGGGGTGCGATGCCATAATTATTGACGAGGCATCAATGATTGATATAATATTGATGAACAATCTCCTGAAAGCCATCAGTCCCGGGACAAGACTCATAATTGTAGGAGATGTAGACCAGCTACCCTCTGTGGGCGCAGGAAATGTCCTCAGGGATATAATAGACAGTGGTATGTTTAATGTGGTAAGACTGAACCAGATATTTAGACAGGCGAGCATGAGTAACATTATTGTAAATGCCCACAGGATAAACCAGGGTCTATACCCCTTATTGGATAATTCGTCCAATGACTTCTTTTTCATAAGGGAAAAGAACCAGAGTAACATATTGAACATCATAAAAGATCTGGTTATAAACAGGCTGCCTGAGGCCTATAACTTGAATCCGTTGGATATACAGGTGCTTTTACCAATGAAGAAGGGTATACTGGGCACGTATAACCTCAATGCAGTACTTCAGGAACTTCTCAACCCCTATTCTCCTGACAAAGAAGAAATAAAGCTCAAGGATAGGATATTTAGAGAAGGGGATAAGGTGATGCAAATAAGAAATGACTATAATAAACGATGGGAAAGCTGTGACGAATCCGGTATGGGTGTATATAATGGCGATATAGGGTTTATAGAGAAGATAGACAGGGATGACAGCACGCTTGTTGTGGATTTTGATGGGAAAAAGACCGTATATGAGATATCCGACCTGGAGGAATTGACTCTGGCTTATGCCATTACCGTGCATAAAAGTCAGGGCTCTGAATTTGATACAGTGGTGATGGCGATAAGCTACGGCGTGCCAATGATTATGACAAGAAATCTTTTATATACTGCAATCACCAGGGCTAAAAAACGGGTGGTACTGGTGGGTGATGAGCAGCGAATGGGTATGATGATAAAAAATAATAGAATTGAAGAGAGGTATTCAGGGTTAAAATGGAGACTCAAAATACTGCAGGACTATCTTATTTAA
- a CDS encoding type II toxin-antitoxin system Phd/YefM family antitoxin: MSHIRPVSDLRNNFAEISRIVHETEEPVFLTKNGYGDMVVMSMEAYERKLFESEIYFKLKEAELQAKSTDKRFSHEEVFNDLRTRLADKAESDNV; the protein is encoded by the coding sequence ATGTCACATATTAGACCTGTTTCAGATTTAAGGAATAATTTTGCTGAAATATCGAGGATTGTCCATGAAACTGAAGAACCAGTATTTTTGACCAAGAATGGTTATGGTGATATGGTAGTAATGAGCATGGAAGCATATGAACGCAAACTGTTTGAAAGTGAAATCTACTTTAAGCTTAAGGAAGCAGAGCTTCAAGCAAAGTCCACTGATAAACGCTTTTCACATGAAGAAGTATTTAATGATTTAAGGACAAGGCTTGCTGATAAGGCGGAATCTGATAATGTATGA
- a CDS encoding DUF5131 family protein produces the protein MMNISQIEWRNFTWNPVTGCRHGCPYCYAAKQAKRFSGDVRINKGSSQLRKDENGLYILDNPFKNQVGKVIPDPVGFEPIMHRYRLPMPAQKKKPANIFVCSLGDLFGPWIPDTWIGEVFRACEAAPWHNYLFMTRYPQRYEQMSSIGLLPRSRNFWYGTTVTRSADLDQIVFLPRKQHNQFINIEPLLEEIDISDIDFMDWIIIGAETGNRRDKVKPKREWIETIVTTARTAEIPVFMNSSKELEKVWGGDLVQEFPAELIRPEEKPIPHCKKCEYCKITPEGKRGSRHDCMKVGKHIPGRYARTSPTWCPLRNE, from the coding sequence ATGATGAACATATCACAGATCGAGTGGCGTAACTTCACCTGGAACCCGGTCACCGGCTGCCGGCATGGCTGCCCATACTGCTACGCAGCGAAACAAGCAAAGCGCTTCTCCGGAGACGTGAGGATCAACAAAGGATCCAGCCAGCTCCGGAAGGATGAAAACGGACTTTATATCCTGGATAACCCATTTAAAAACCAGGTAGGCAAGGTTATACCGGACCCGGTGGGATTTGAACCTATAATGCACAGGTACCGCCTGCCAATGCCGGCACAAAAGAAGAAACCAGCGAACATTTTCGTTTGCAGCTTGGGGGATCTGTTCGGACCTTGGATCCCGGATACCTGGATAGGGGAAGTATTCAGGGCCTGTGAAGCAGCACCATGGCACAATTACCTTTTCATGACAAGGTACCCGCAAAGATACGAACAAATGAGCTCCATAGGGCTACTCCCCCGCTCCAGGAATTTCTGGTACGGGACGACCGTCACCAGGAGCGCTGACCTTGATCAGATAGTATTCCTCCCCAGGAAGCAGCATAACCAATTCATCAATATAGAGCCGCTCCTGGAGGAGATAGACATAAGCGACATAGACTTCATGGACTGGATCATCATCGGAGCCGAGACCGGAAATAGGCGGGACAAAGTAAAGCCAAAGCGGGAATGGATAGAGACAATCGTCACTACAGCCAGAACCGCCGAAATCCCGGTCTTTATGAATAGCAGCAAAGAGCTGGAGAAAGTCTGGGGCGGGGATTTAGTACAGGAGTTCCCTGCAGAACTGATACGGCCGGAGGAGAAACCAATCCCACACTGCAAGAAGTGTGAGTACTGCAAAATAACCCCGGAAGGGAAGCGAGGGAGCCGGCACGATTGCATGAAGGTAGGCAAACATATACCAGGAAGGTATGCACGGACCAGCCCGACATGGTGCCCGCTCCGGAACGAATAA